In a genomic window of Choristoneura fumiferana chromosome 19, NRCan_CFum_1, whole genome shotgun sequence:
- the LOC141438661 gene encoding uncharacterized protein produces MPNKDVKQSLDDLAVLFRNRMAEFQADLDKADARSPTLSSVAADFNTFKSFISSALECLQKQVACLSRQVDQLETRSRRKMLLIHGVPEVADEDTVSLAVEVCKRVKRSVSGADVGRCFRTGRSQAGRKRPILVHFRDAALRDEVWFAKTALKGSGIVISEFLTPPRHAAFMAAREKFGVTKCWTREGVIVVLDADGRRHRIASLAELNGIPTVMPGSAGSSSREGAEQQKRPKRQLGKAPA; encoded by the coding sequence ATGCCAAACAAAGATGTGAAACAATCCTTAGACGACCTCGCCGTGCTCTTCAGGAACAGGATGGCTGAGTTCCAGGCTGATTTGGACAAGGCAGATGCAAGAAGTCCCACGTTGTCATCAGTGGCCGCAGATTTCAACACTTTTAAGAGCTTTATTTCTAGTGCTCTTGAGTGTCTCCAAAAACAAGTAGCATGTCTGTCACGCCAGGTGGATCAGCTGGAGACAAGATCAAGGCGGAAGATGCTGCTCATTCATGGTGTTCCTGAGGTTGCAGACGAGGACACTGTATCGCTGGCAGTGGAAGTTTGTAAGCGGGTCAAGCGCAGTGTAAGTGGTGCTGATGTGGGGAGGTGCTTCAGAACCGGACGTTCTCAGGCCGGCCGGAAGAGGCCCATCTTGGTTCACTTCAGGGATGCCGCACTCCGGGATGAGGTCTGGTTTGCCAAGACTGCCTTGAAAGGATCAGGCATAGTCATTTCCGAATTTTTGACTCCTCCCCGGCATGCCGCATTCATGGCTGCAAGAGAGAAGTTCGGGGTAACCAAGTGCTGGACGAGAGAGGGCGTCATCGTTGTGCTGGATGCTGACGGTAGgaggcatcgcatcgcatctctCGCTGAGCTCAACGGGATTCCGACCGTGATGCCTGGGTCTGCGGGCTCGTCTTCTCGGGAGGGTGCTGAGCAGCAGAAGCGTCCAAAAAGGCAGCTAGGAAAGGCTCCGGCATAA